The Syntrophorhabdaceae bacterium genomic interval GGTCTTCTGAACTCGACTTCGATCTTGGAAGTTGCCGTTATGATCTTCGTTTCCATGAACAGCGCCCACCACATAACCTCGTCAAGAATCCCTGAGACAATGCCTCCGTGCATCACCCCATCGTAGCCCTGGTATTTCTGATCTGCGGTAAATTCACAGAATACGGCCCCGTCTGCATGCTGGAGCCCGAGGGCAAGTCCGCCGGTTGCCGGTCCACAAAAGAAGCACTTCTTATAGCCGGGGAGCAGTCCTGTCATTGACGTTAAGAACCTCCTTTTCTCTTTTATACCTCTTTTCTGTATTTTTCTATAATCAAAAGTAGTTTTCAATACATTTTTTGATCATGTATGTGAGGTCATCTCTTTTTCCCCTCTTTTATTTTTATTCAATTCAATATATAAAATACATATAATGAAGGGGAGACGAACCGTAACGCGGGTCGATAGAGTTTGAAAATTCCAGGAGGGCGTCCATGATCGATATTTTACGCTCACGGCGGAGCATCAGGAAATATCAGGACAAGGTAATTGAGGGGAAACACCTTGAAGCGCTGAAGGAGGCGCTCCTCCGCTGTCCCTCGTCCCGGGGGATCAATCCCTGGACATTCATCTTTGTCGATGATCCCGAAACCATCGCCGCGCTTGCCCGGTCAAAGGAGCACGGTTCTCAGTTTCTCAAAGGGGCGCCCCTTGCCGTTGTTATATGCGGCGACGAAACAAGGTCCGATGTCTGGGTAGAGGACTGCTCCATCACGTCCATTGTGCTCCAACTCACGGCCCATTCCCTGGGCCTCGGCAGCTGCTGGGTTCAAATCCGCTTAAGGCCCCACTCAAAGGATGAAACGGCAGAGGCATACATTCAGGAACTCCTCGGCATCCCGCCGCACATAAAGGTTGAATCCATCGTCGGCATCGGCTATCCCGCCGAAACCAAAGCACCCATCCCCGGAGATCAGCTCGATTACGCAAAGATACGTTTCAACAGGTTCTGAGAGATCTCAACCATCATAGATCGGTATCGTGATCCTCTCGATCCTCATGTGCTGCTGCGCCCCGAACCCGTCCGGGGCACCGGTGGGGTCTTTCAATCCAGCAGATCATATGATCTGGTCTCCTCATGGCGCGTCCCCTCCGTAACGAGCATCCAGCATCAAGCGACCAGTCTCCTTCCGCCTCACGGCTGTTTTTCCCTCACGCTTTACCCTTTCCGGGATATTATGTTTTCTGCTCTTCTCACCTTCTCACCCTCTGCCCTTCCGTTCCTCTTCCGCCTCATGAGAGTTCTCAGATTGACAAATCGGTCATTCATGCTATTACCATAGTATATACCCCTGTGACCGGTTGTTCCCGAAACGCTATTTTGTATTGCAGGAAACAGGAGACCGTAGCCTCATGGCAAAAGGCATGAGTGTTTTATGTATTCCCAATGAGGAGGTATGAACAATGGAAGAAAAAGAACTGACTCAAAGACTGTATGAGATATTTGAGGCGACAATACCTGCTTTGGAAAATATCTCAAAAGGGTTTATCACGCAGGATCAAACAATACTGAAACAGGGTGAACAACGTTTCACGGCAATACTTTCCTCGAATCTGTCATCCTTTGAGGACATTGCGGCAAAAGAACAGAAGGACGAGGTGGACAAAAAGTTTCTGAGCCTGTTGGTCCCCCTTCAGAATATTGCTTTAGCGGTGCGGAACCTGACCGCCAAGAAGAAGACGATACTGTCGAATAATATTATGCTCAACGTGAAGGCTACCATGGAGATAACGGAGCTTTCAACAGCAATGAAAAAGCAATTCAGGGACACAAAAGACTTCATTTTCACGAGAAATCCTGTTCTGAAAGAGAACATCAGAACGGGGATGGAAAGGATTATCGAGATGGCCGACGCGGCGGCATTGATGCACGAGGGTAGGCTCATCACGGGCGTGTGCATGCCAAAGGCATCCTACCTGTACCTTCCACTCATAGCCTCTTTTAAGAGGATAGCGGAGGAACTTGTCAATTTTTCAGAGATGATATGAATCAGTTCACGGTCCCTGACTATAATTTTCTGCCTGTCCATATTCAAAAAGTACAAAGCATGGTGAAAGATCAATGTACGGAAATCAAGACAGTATAACCTCAATGTTGAGCCGGTGATTGACAGGATAATAGCGGAGGAGGAGGATAAAAAAACGTATCGTTATAATATGTTGGCTTGCATTATTTTATTTTTCTGATATATTTATAACAACTTGCAGCTTTGTTAACCCGATAAAAAAGGGGTATGGTGGGAGTGGGAATATCTGAATCTGCACTGGAAAAAATAAAAAAGACGCTTCAAGAAAGTGAAACCAGGTACCGTTTGTTGTTCGAAAATTCAATGGATCCTGTCTTCCTCATGGAGGATGGGAGATTTATAGATTGCAACAAGGCGGCCCTCGAAATGCTGCACTGTCCACACAAGGATCAGATAGTAGGGCTCCGCCCATCTCAGATATCCCCGGGAAAACAGCCCGATGGTCGGCTCTCCGAAGAGAAAGAAAAGAAAGCCATCTATTTCGCGGACAAGAAAAGGAAGGACCAATTTGAATGGGTCCACCAGACCTTTGACGGCATAGACTTCTGGGTTCAGGTTTCTCTTACCATAGTAACTGTTAATGGAAAATTAATAACCCATATTCACTGGCGCGACGTCACCAAGCAGAAACATATGGAAGCAGAGATCCGGGAAAGCGAGGATCGTTACCGCTCGCTCTTTGATCTTGAGTCGGATGCCATTTTCCTCATCGACAGCGAAACAGGGCAGATCCTCGAGGTTAACAACGCCGCAACGTCTCTCTACGGGTACAGCAAGGAGGAACTCCTCCAGAAAAAGAATACCGATCTCTCGGCCGAGGAGCAGGAAACACGAAAGGCCACGCTGAAAGAACTGACCGTGATCCCCCTCCGCTATCACAGGAAAAAGGACGGCACCGTCTTCCCCGTCGAGATCACCGCCACACACCTGTCCTGGAAGGGACGGAGGTCACACCTTGCGGCCATCCGCGACATCACCGAGCGTAAAAAGATTGAAGACGCCCTGAGAAAGAGCGAAGGGGACTACCGTAACATCTATGACAACGCCATGGTGGGGATCTATCAGAGCACCCCCAAGGGAAGATACCTGCGGGTCAATCCGGCACTGGCATCGATACACGGGTTTTCCTCACCCGAAGAGATGATACGTACCGTTACAAGCATCGGCGAGCAGCTCTATGTGAATTCTGAAGACCGCAAAAGATACATGAAGCTTCTCGATAGGGACGATATGATACGCGGTTTTGAAGCACAACTGTACCGTAAGGATAAGAGCAACGTCTGGATCTCAATGAATGTACGGGTTATCCGTAACCCGGATGGCTCAATCGCCTACTATGAAGGTATTGTTGAGGATATCACCTTGCGCAAACAGGCAGAAGAAAAGCTCCATACACTCCTCTCCGAGCTTGAGAGCAAAAACAAAGAGCTTCGCAAGGCATACGAGGATCTCAAAATGTCAGAGGCAATGCTTATCCAGTCAGAGAAGATG includes:
- a CDS encoding nitroreductase family protein; amino-acid sequence: MIDILRSRRSIRKYQDKVIEGKHLEALKEALLRCPSSRGINPWTFIFVDDPETIAALARSKEHGSQFLKGAPLAVVICGDETRSDVWVEDCSITSIVLQLTAHSLGLGSCWVQIRLRPHSKDETAEAYIQELLGIPPHIKVESIVGIGYPAETKAPIPGDQLDYAKIRFNRF
- a CDS encoding PAS domain S-box protein; translation: MGISESALEKIKKTLQESETRYRLLFENSMDPVFLMEDGRFIDCNKAALEMLHCPHKDQIVGLRPSQISPGKQPDGRLSEEKEKKAIYFADKKRKDQFEWVHQTFDGIDFWVQVSLTIVTVNGKLITHIHWRDVTKQKHMEAEIRESEDRYRSLFDLESDAIFLIDSETGQILEVNNAATSLYGYSKEELLQKKNTDLSAEEQETRKATLKELTVIPLRYHRKKDGTVFPVEITATHLSWKGRRSHLAAIRDITERKKIEDALRKSEGDYRNIYDNAMVGIYQSTPKGRYLRVNPALASIHGFSSPEEMIRTVTSIGEQLYVNSEDRKRYMKLLDRDDMIRGFEAQLYRKDKSNVWISMNVRVIRNPDGSIAYYEGIVEDITLRKQAEEKLHTLLSELESKNKELRKAYEDLKMSEAMLIQSEKMASLGQLSAGIAHELKNPLSIILQGIAYVQSSVEDSTLIDACERIKKSAIRADIVIQNLLSFSRQTPPSFTEADMNILIEEALAMVEHQMNLQNIEIIRNYSHRISAVLADDNQIKQVFINVFINASEAMKGGGAITITTTTGSGKDGEPCVEVAITDTGTGIPEEIINNVLDPFFSTKKGSGGTGLGLSVTKGIIDRHHGSIAISSKEGAGTTVTITLPCNPSKKGNTLDG